The Odocoileus virginianus isolate 20LAN1187 ecotype Illinois chromosome 27, Ovbor_1.2, whole genome shotgun sequence genome has a window encoding:
- the MAK gene encoding serine/threonine-protein kinase MAK isoform X1 — MNRYTTMRQLGDGTYGSVLMGKSNESGELVAIKRMKRKFYSWDECMNLREVKSLKKLNHANVIKLKEVIRENDHLYFIFEYMKENLYQLMKDRNKLFPESVIRNIMYQILQGLAFIHKHGFFHRDMKPENLLCMGPELVKIADFGLARELRSQPPYTDYVSTRWYRAPEVLLRSSAYSSPIDVWAVGSIMAELYTLRPLFPGTSEVDEIFKICQVLGTPKKSDWPEGYQLASSMNFRFPQCVPINLKTLIPNASNEAIQLMTEMLNWDPKKRPTASQALKHPYFQVGQVLGPSSHHLESKQPLNKLVQPLEPKPSAVDPEPQPLPDINDQAAGPPQLKNSHQPLRSIQPPQNVGVQPAPKQHSQQKRPPTLFPSIVKSMPTKPCGALGHKGARRRWGQAVFKAGDGWADLEDGDFGASHSKKPSMGLSKEARRKESPFRLPESVPAGSSYSPRENKSFPAAATLKSDSELSTASTAKQYYLKQSRYLPGVNPKDVSLIASGKDMNPYVWNSQLFPKSLGPLGAELAFRRNNAEESIIKPIEKLSCNESFPEKLEDPQGNLGSYAPYNQAGYIPSFLKKEVGSAGQRIHFAPLGATASGRPFTDEEADIVSSSLRVTRLVSGGVGTEPVRPSPERGLCCPRRRERVNLSELPAWYRALSKKKP; from the exons ATGAACCGGTACACGACCATGAGACAGCTGGGGGACGGCACATACGGGAGCGTGCTCATGGGCAAGAGCAACGAGTCCGGGGAGCTGGTGGCCATCAAAAG aatgaaGAGGAAGTTCTATTCTTGGGATGAATGTATGAACTTGAGAGAAGTTAAG TCTCTGAAGAAACTTAATCATGCCAATGTGATCAAACTGAAAGAAGTTATCAGAGAAAATGaccatctttattttatatttgaatatatgaaagaaaaccTCTATCAATTAATGAAAGACAG AAACAAGTTGTTCCCTGAGTCTGTCATCAGAAATATTATGTATCAGATATTGCAGGGGCTGGCATTTATCCATAAACATG GTTTTTTCCATAGGGACATGAAACCAGAAAACTTGCTTTGTATGGGTCCAGAACTTGTGAAAATTGCCGACTTTGGACTCGCGAGAGAACTGAGGTCGCAGCCGCCGTATACGGACTATGTGTCCACCAGATG GTATCGCGCTCCTGAGGTCTTGTTAAGATCTTCAGCCTACAGCTCTCCCATCGACGTGTGGGCTGTCGGCAGTATAATGGCTGAACTCTATACACTAAGACCACTTTTCCCGGGGACAAGTGAGGTCGATGAAATCTTTAAGATTTGCCAGGTTTTAGGGACTCCCAAAAAA AGTGACTGGCCAGAAGGGTACCAGCTTGCATCCTCTATGAATTTCCGTTTTCCCCAATGTGTTCCTATAAACCTAAAAACTCTTATTCCCAATGCCAGTAACGAAGCTATTCAGCTTATGACTGAAATGTTGAACTGGGACCCAAAGAAACGACCAACAGCAAGCCAG GCTTTGAAACACCCATATTTTCAAGTTGGTCAAGTATTAGGCCCTTCCTCACATCATCTGGAATCGAAACAGCCTTTAAATAAGCTTGTGCAACCACTCGAACCAAAGCCATCTGCAGTGGACCCAGAACCTCAGCCTCTGCCGGACATAAACGACCAGGCTGCTGGACCGCCCCAGCTGAAGAACAGCCACCAGCCACTGCGGTCTATCCAGCCGCCGCAGAACGTGGGTGTCCAGCCAGCACCCAAGCAGCACAGTCAGCAGAAAAGGCCGCCAACCCTCTTTCCAAGTATCGTCAAAAGCATGCCCACC AAGCCGTGCGGCGCCCTGGGCCACAAAGGCGCCCGGAGGCGCTGGGGCCAGGCTGTGTTCAAGGCTGGAGACGGCTGGGCAGACCTGGAGGACGGCGACTTTGGAGCCTCCCATTCCAAGAAGCCAAGCATGGGCTTGTCCAAGGAAGCAAGGAGAAAGGAGTCTCCGTTTCG GCTTCCAGAGTCGGTGCCCGCGGGCTCCAGCTACTCACCGAGGGAAAACAAGAGCTTCCCTGCTGCTGCGACCCTGAAATCGGATTCGGAACTGTCAACTGCTTCCACGGCCAAACAGTACTATTTGAAACAGTCAAGATACCTTCCGG GTGTAAACCCCAAGGACGTGTCCCTGATTGCCAGTGGGAAGGATATGAACCCATATGTCTGGAACAGCCAGTTGTTTCCTAAGTCCCTGGGACCCTTGGGGGCAGAGCTTGCTTTCAGAAGGAATAACGCAG AAGAAAGCATAATCAAACCCATTGAAAAGCTATCATGCAATGAAAGCTTCCCTGAAAAATTAGAGGACCCACAAG GAAATCTTGGAAGTTATGCTCCTTACAATCAGGCAGGATATATTCCTTCCTTTCTCAAAAAAGAAGTGGGGTCAGCTGGCCAGAGGATACACTTCGCACCTCTTGGTGCGACAGCTTCAG GTCgaccttttacagatgaggaagctgacaTTGTGAGCAGCTCACTGAGGGTCACTCGGCTCGTAAGCGGCGGAGTTGGGACTGAGCCTGTCCGTCCAAGTCCAGAGAGAGGGCTGTGCTGCCCGAGGAGACGTGAGAGGGTGAATCTCTCAGAGCTCCCTGCCTGGTACCGGGCACTGAGCAAAAAAAAACCGTGA
- the MAK gene encoding serine/threonine-protein kinase MAK isoform X3, which translates to MNRYTTMRQLGDGTYGSVLMGKSNESGELVAIKRMKRKFYSWDECMNLREVKSLKKLNHANVIKLKEVIRENDHLYFIFEYMKENLYQLMKDRNKLFPESVIRNIMYQILQGLAFIHKHGFFHRDMKPENLLCMGPELVKIADFGLARELRSQPPYTDYVSTRWYRAPEVLLRSSAYSSPIDVWAVGSIMAELYTLRPLFPGTSEVDEIFKICQVLGTPKKSDWPEGYQLASSMNFRFPQCVPINLKTLIPNASNEAIQLMTEMLNWDPKKRPTASQALKHPYFQVGQVLGPSSHHLESKQPLNKLVQPLEPKPSAVDPEPQPLPDINDQAAGPPQLKNSHQPLRSIQPPQNVGVQPAPKQHSQQKRPPTLFPSIVKSMPTKPCGALGHKGARRRWGQAVFKAGDGWADLEDGDFGASHSKKPSMGLSKEARRKESPFRLPESVPAGSSYSPRENKSFPAAATLKSDSELSTASTAKQYYLKQSRYLPGVNPKDVSLIASGKDMNPYVWNSQLFPKSLGPLGAELAFRRNNAGNLGSYAPYNQAGYIPSFLKKEVGSAGQRIHFAPLGATASGRPFTDEEADIVSSSLRVTRLVSGGVGTEPVRPSPERGLCCPRRRERVNLSELPAWYRALSKKKP; encoded by the exons ATGAACCGGTACACGACCATGAGACAGCTGGGGGACGGCACATACGGGAGCGTGCTCATGGGCAAGAGCAACGAGTCCGGGGAGCTGGTGGCCATCAAAAG aatgaaGAGGAAGTTCTATTCTTGGGATGAATGTATGAACTTGAGAGAAGTTAAG TCTCTGAAGAAACTTAATCATGCCAATGTGATCAAACTGAAAGAAGTTATCAGAGAAAATGaccatctttattttatatttgaatatatgaaagaaaaccTCTATCAATTAATGAAAGACAG AAACAAGTTGTTCCCTGAGTCTGTCATCAGAAATATTATGTATCAGATATTGCAGGGGCTGGCATTTATCCATAAACATG GTTTTTTCCATAGGGACATGAAACCAGAAAACTTGCTTTGTATGGGTCCAGAACTTGTGAAAATTGCCGACTTTGGACTCGCGAGAGAACTGAGGTCGCAGCCGCCGTATACGGACTATGTGTCCACCAGATG GTATCGCGCTCCTGAGGTCTTGTTAAGATCTTCAGCCTACAGCTCTCCCATCGACGTGTGGGCTGTCGGCAGTATAATGGCTGAACTCTATACACTAAGACCACTTTTCCCGGGGACAAGTGAGGTCGATGAAATCTTTAAGATTTGCCAGGTTTTAGGGACTCCCAAAAAA AGTGACTGGCCAGAAGGGTACCAGCTTGCATCCTCTATGAATTTCCGTTTTCCCCAATGTGTTCCTATAAACCTAAAAACTCTTATTCCCAATGCCAGTAACGAAGCTATTCAGCTTATGACTGAAATGTTGAACTGGGACCCAAAGAAACGACCAACAGCAAGCCAG GCTTTGAAACACCCATATTTTCAAGTTGGTCAAGTATTAGGCCCTTCCTCACATCATCTGGAATCGAAACAGCCTTTAAATAAGCTTGTGCAACCACTCGAACCAAAGCCATCTGCAGTGGACCCAGAACCTCAGCCTCTGCCGGACATAAACGACCAGGCTGCTGGACCGCCCCAGCTGAAGAACAGCCACCAGCCACTGCGGTCTATCCAGCCGCCGCAGAACGTGGGTGTCCAGCCAGCACCCAAGCAGCACAGTCAGCAGAAAAGGCCGCCAACCCTCTTTCCAAGTATCGTCAAAAGCATGCCCACC AAGCCGTGCGGCGCCCTGGGCCACAAAGGCGCCCGGAGGCGCTGGGGCCAGGCTGTGTTCAAGGCTGGAGACGGCTGGGCAGACCTGGAGGACGGCGACTTTGGAGCCTCCCATTCCAAGAAGCCAAGCATGGGCTTGTCCAAGGAAGCAAGGAGAAAGGAGTCTCCGTTTCG GCTTCCAGAGTCGGTGCCCGCGGGCTCCAGCTACTCACCGAGGGAAAACAAGAGCTTCCCTGCTGCTGCGACCCTGAAATCGGATTCGGAACTGTCAACTGCTTCCACGGCCAAACAGTACTATTTGAAACAGTCAAGATACCTTCCGG GTGTAAACCCCAAGGACGTGTCCCTGATTGCCAGTGGGAAGGATATGAACCCATATGTCTGGAACAGCCAGTTGTTTCCTAAGTCCCTGGGACCCTTGGGGGCAGAGCTTGCTTTCAGAAGGAATAACGCAG GAAATCTTGGAAGTTATGCTCCTTACAATCAGGCAGGATATATTCCTTCCTTTCTCAAAAAAGAAGTGGGGTCAGCTGGCCAGAGGATACACTTCGCACCTCTTGGTGCGACAGCTTCAG GTCgaccttttacagatgaggaagctgacaTTGTGAGCAGCTCACTGAGGGTCACTCGGCTCGTAAGCGGCGGAGTTGGGACTGAGCCTGTCCGTCCAAGTCCAGAGAGAGGGCTGTGCTGCCCGAGGAGACGTGAGAGGGTGAATCTCTCAGAGCTCCCTGCCTGGTACCGGGCACTGAGCAAAAAAAAACCGTGA
- the MAK gene encoding serine/threonine-protein kinase MAK isoform X4, producing MNRYTTMRQLGDGTYGSVLMGKSNESGELVAIKRMKRKFYSWDECMNLREVKSLKKLNHANVIKLKEVIRENDHLYFIFEYMKENLYQLMKDRNKLFPESVIRNIMYQILQGLAFIHKHGFFHRDMKPENLLCMGPELVKIADFGLARELRSQPPYTDYVSTRWYRAPEVLLRSSAYSSPIDVWAVGSIMAELYTLRPLFPGTSEVDEIFKICQVLGTPKKSDWPEGYQLASSMNFRFPQCVPINLKTLIPNASNEAIQLMTEMLNWDPKKRPTASQALKHPYFQVGQVLGPSSHHLESKQPLNKLVQPLEPKPSAVDPEPQPLPDINDQAAGPPQLKNSHQPLRSIQPPQNVGVQPAPKQHSQQKRPPTLFPSIVKSMPTKPCGALGHKGARRRWGQAVFKAGDGWADLEDGDFGASHSKKPSMGLSKEARRKESPFRLPESVPAGSSYSPRENKSFPAAATLKSDSELSTASTAKQYYLKQSRYLPGVNPKDVSLIASGKDMNPYVWNSQLFPKSLGPLGAELAFRRNNAGNLGSYAPYNQAGYIPSFLKKEVGSAGQRIHFAPLGATASEHSWSTKAGRGQFSGPTYSPAAKGLNTVARAQPVPSVHGRTDWAAKYGGRR from the exons ATGAACCGGTACACGACCATGAGACAGCTGGGGGACGGCACATACGGGAGCGTGCTCATGGGCAAGAGCAACGAGTCCGGGGAGCTGGTGGCCATCAAAAG aatgaaGAGGAAGTTCTATTCTTGGGATGAATGTATGAACTTGAGAGAAGTTAAG TCTCTGAAGAAACTTAATCATGCCAATGTGATCAAACTGAAAGAAGTTATCAGAGAAAATGaccatctttattttatatttgaatatatgaaagaaaaccTCTATCAATTAATGAAAGACAG AAACAAGTTGTTCCCTGAGTCTGTCATCAGAAATATTATGTATCAGATATTGCAGGGGCTGGCATTTATCCATAAACATG GTTTTTTCCATAGGGACATGAAACCAGAAAACTTGCTTTGTATGGGTCCAGAACTTGTGAAAATTGCCGACTTTGGACTCGCGAGAGAACTGAGGTCGCAGCCGCCGTATACGGACTATGTGTCCACCAGATG GTATCGCGCTCCTGAGGTCTTGTTAAGATCTTCAGCCTACAGCTCTCCCATCGACGTGTGGGCTGTCGGCAGTATAATGGCTGAACTCTATACACTAAGACCACTTTTCCCGGGGACAAGTGAGGTCGATGAAATCTTTAAGATTTGCCAGGTTTTAGGGACTCCCAAAAAA AGTGACTGGCCAGAAGGGTACCAGCTTGCATCCTCTATGAATTTCCGTTTTCCCCAATGTGTTCCTATAAACCTAAAAACTCTTATTCCCAATGCCAGTAACGAAGCTATTCAGCTTATGACTGAAATGTTGAACTGGGACCCAAAGAAACGACCAACAGCAAGCCAG GCTTTGAAACACCCATATTTTCAAGTTGGTCAAGTATTAGGCCCTTCCTCACATCATCTGGAATCGAAACAGCCTTTAAATAAGCTTGTGCAACCACTCGAACCAAAGCCATCTGCAGTGGACCCAGAACCTCAGCCTCTGCCGGACATAAACGACCAGGCTGCTGGACCGCCCCAGCTGAAGAACAGCCACCAGCCACTGCGGTCTATCCAGCCGCCGCAGAACGTGGGTGTCCAGCCAGCACCCAAGCAGCACAGTCAGCAGAAAAGGCCGCCAACCCTCTTTCCAAGTATCGTCAAAAGCATGCCCACC AAGCCGTGCGGCGCCCTGGGCCACAAAGGCGCCCGGAGGCGCTGGGGCCAGGCTGTGTTCAAGGCTGGAGACGGCTGGGCAGACCTGGAGGACGGCGACTTTGGAGCCTCCCATTCCAAGAAGCCAAGCATGGGCTTGTCCAAGGAAGCAAGGAGAAAGGAGTCTCCGTTTCG GCTTCCAGAGTCGGTGCCCGCGGGCTCCAGCTACTCACCGAGGGAAAACAAGAGCTTCCCTGCTGCTGCGACCCTGAAATCGGATTCGGAACTGTCAACTGCTTCCACGGCCAAACAGTACTATTTGAAACAGTCAAGATACCTTCCGG GTGTAAACCCCAAGGACGTGTCCCTGATTGCCAGTGGGAAGGATATGAACCCATATGTCTGGAACAGCCAGTTGTTTCCTAAGTCCCTGGGACCCTTGGGGGCAGAGCTTGCTTTCAGAAGGAATAACGCAG GAAATCTTGGAAGTTATGCTCCTTACAATCAGGCAGGATATATTCCTTCCTTTCTCAAAAAAGAAGTGGGGTCAGCTGGCCAGAGGATACACTTCGCACCTCTTGGTGCGACAGCTTCAG
- the MAK gene encoding serine/threonine-protein kinase MAK isoform X2 yields MNRYTTMRQLGDGTYGSVLMGKSNESGELVAIKRMKRKFYSWDECMNLREVKSLKKLNHANVIKLKEVIRENDHLYFIFEYMKENLYQLMKDRNKLFPESVIRNIMYQILQGLAFIHKHGFFHRDMKPENLLCMGPELVKIADFGLARELRSQPPYTDYVSTRWYRAPEVLLRSSAYSSPIDVWAVGSIMAELYTLRPLFPGTSEVDEIFKICQVLGTPKKSDWPEGYQLASSMNFRFPQCVPINLKTLIPNASNEAIQLMTEMLNWDPKKRPTASQALKHPYFQVGQVLGPSSHHLESKQPLNKLVQPLEPKPSAVDPEPQPLPDINDQAAGPPQLKNSHQPLRSIQPPQNVGVQPAPKQHSQQKRPPTLFPSIVKSMPTKPCGALGHKGARRRWGQAVFKAGDGWADLEDGDFGASHSKKPSMGLSKEARRKESPFRLPESVPAGSSYSPRENKSFPAAATLKSDSELSTASTAKQYYLKQSRYLPGVNPKDVSLIASGKDMNPYVWNSQLFPKSLGPLGAELAFRRNNAEESIIKPIEKLSCNESFPEKLEDPQGNLGSYAPYNQAGYIPSFLKKEVGSAGQRIHFAPLGATASEHSWSTKAGRGQFSGPTYSPAAKGLNTVARAQPVPSVHGRTDWAAKYGGRR; encoded by the exons ATGAACCGGTACACGACCATGAGACAGCTGGGGGACGGCACATACGGGAGCGTGCTCATGGGCAAGAGCAACGAGTCCGGGGAGCTGGTGGCCATCAAAAG aatgaaGAGGAAGTTCTATTCTTGGGATGAATGTATGAACTTGAGAGAAGTTAAG TCTCTGAAGAAACTTAATCATGCCAATGTGATCAAACTGAAAGAAGTTATCAGAGAAAATGaccatctttattttatatttgaatatatgaaagaaaaccTCTATCAATTAATGAAAGACAG AAACAAGTTGTTCCCTGAGTCTGTCATCAGAAATATTATGTATCAGATATTGCAGGGGCTGGCATTTATCCATAAACATG GTTTTTTCCATAGGGACATGAAACCAGAAAACTTGCTTTGTATGGGTCCAGAACTTGTGAAAATTGCCGACTTTGGACTCGCGAGAGAACTGAGGTCGCAGCCGCCGTATACGGACTATGTGTCCACCAGATG GTATCGCGCTCCTGAGGTCTTGTTAAGATCTTCAGCCTACAGCTCTCCCATCGACGTGTGGGCTGTCGGCAGTATAATGGCTGAACTCTATACACTAAGACCACTTTTCCCGGGGACAAGTGAGGTCGATGAAATCTTTAAGATTTGCCAGGTTTTAGGGACTCCCAAAAAA AGTGACTGGCCAGAAGGGTACCAGCTTGCATCCTCTATGAATTTCCGTTTTCCCCAATGTGTTCCTATAAACCTAAAAACTCTTATTCCCAATGCCAGTAACGAAGCTATTCAGCTTATGACTGAAATGTTGAACTGGGACCCAAAGAAACGACCAACAGCAAGCCAG GCTTTGAAACACCCATATTTTCAAGTTGGTCAAGTATTAGGCCCTTCCTCACATCATCTGGAATCGAAACAGCCTTTAAATAAGCTTGTGCAACCACTCGAACCAAAGCCATCTGCAGTGGACCCAGAACCTCAGCCTCTGCCGGACATAAACGACCAGGCTGCTGGACCGCCCCAGCTGAAGAACAGCCACCAGCCACTGCGGTCTATCCAGCCGCCGCAGAACGTGGGTGTCCAGCCAGCACCCAAGCAGCACAGTCAGCAGAAAAGGCCGCCAACCCTCTTTCCAAGTATCGTCAAAAGCATGCCCACC AAGCCGTGCGGCGCCCTGGGCCACAAAGGCGCCCGGAGGCGCTGGGGCCAGGCTGTGTTCAAGGCTGGAGACGGCTGGGCAGACCTGGAGGACGGCGACTTTGGAGCCTCCCATTCCAAGAAGCCAAGCATGGGCTTGTCCAAGGAAGCAAGGAGAAAGGAGTCTCCGTTTCG GCTTCCAGAGTCGGTGCCCGCGGGCTCCAGCTACTCACCGAGGGAAAACAAGAGCTTCCCTGCTGCTGCGACCCTGAAATCGGATTCGGAACTGTCAACTGCTTCCACGGCCAAACAGTACTATTTGAAACAGTCAAGATACCTTCCGG GTGTAAACCCCAAGGACGTGTCCCTGATTGCCAGTGGGAAGGATATGAACCCATATGTCTGGAACAGCCAGTTGTTTCCTAAGTCCCTGGGACCCTTGGGGGCAGAGCTTGCTTTCAGAAGGAATAACGCAG AAGAAAGCATAATCAAACCCATTGAAAAGCTATCATGCAATGAAAGCTTCCCTGAAAAATTAGAGGACCCACAAG GAAATCTTGGAAGTTATGCTCCTTACAATCAGGCAGGATATATTCCTTCCTTTCTCAAAAAAGAAGTGGGGTCAGCTGGCCAGAGGATACACTTCGCACCTCTTGGTGCGACAGCTTCAG
- the MAK gene encoding serine/threonine-protein kinase MAK isoform X5 — MNRYTTMRQLGDGTYGSVLMGKSNESGELVAIKRMKRKFYSWDECMNLREVKSLKKLNHANVIKLKEVIRENDHLYFIFEYMKENLYQLMKDRNKLFPESVIRNIMYQILQGLAFIHKHGFFHRDMKPENLLCMGPELVKIADFGLARELRSQPPYTDYVSTRWYRAPEVLLRSSAYSSPIDVWAVGSIMAELYTLRPLFPGTSEVDEIFKICQVLGTPKKSDWPEGYQLASSMNFRFPQCVPINLKTLIPNASNEAIQLMTEMLNWDPKKRPTASQALKHPYFQVGQVLGPSSHHLESKQPLNKLVQPLEPKPSAVDPEPQPLPDINDQAAGPPQLKNSHQPLRSIQPPQNVGVQPAPKQHSQQKRPPTLFPSIVKSMPTKPCGALGHKGARRRWGQAVFKAGDGWADLEDGDFGASHSKKPSMGLSKEARRKESPFRLPESVPAGSSYSPRENKSFPAAATLKSDSELSTASTAKQYYLKQSRYLPGVNPKDVSLIASGKDMNPYVWNSQLFPKSLGPLGAELAFRRNNAEHSWSTKAGRGQFSGPTYSPAAKGLNTVARAQPVPSVHGRTDWAAKYGGRR; from the exons ATGAACCGGTACACGACCATGAGACAGCTGGGGGACGGCACATACGGGAGCGTGCTCATGGGCAAGAGCAACGAGTCCGGGGAGCTGGTGGCCATCAAAAG aatgaaGAGGAAGTTCTATTCTTGGGATGAATGTATGAACTTGAGAGAAGTTAAG TCTCTGAAGAAACTTAATCATGCCAATGTGATCAAACTGAAAGAAGTTATCAGAGAAAATGaccatctttattttatatttgaatatatgaaagaaaaccTCTATCAATTAATGAAAGACAG AAACAAGTTGTTCCCTGAGTCTGTCATCAGAAATATTATGTATCAGATATTGCAGGGGCTGGCATTTATCCATAAACATG GTTTTTTCCATAGGGACATGAAACCAGAAAACTTGCTTTGTATGGGTCCAGAACTTGTGAAAATTGCCGACTTTGGACTCGCGAGAGAACTGAGGTCGCAGCCGCCGTATACGGACTATGTGTCCACCAGATG GTATCGCGCTCCTGAGGTCTTGTTAAGATCTTCAGCCTACAGCTCTCCCATCGACGTGTGGGCTGTCGGCAGTATAATGGCTGAACTCTATACACTAAGACCACTTTTCCCGGGGACAAGTGAGGTCGATGAAATCTTTAAGATTTGCCAGGTTTTAGGGACTCCCAAAAAA AGTGACTGGCCAGAAGGGTACCAGCTTGCATCCTCTATGAATTTCCGTTTTCCCCAATGTGTTCCTATAAACCTAAAAACTCTTATTCCCAATGCCAGTAACGAAGCTATTCAGCTTATGACTGAAATGTTGAACTGGGACCCAAAGAAACGACCAACAGCAAGCCAG GCTTTGAAACACCCATATTTTCAAGTTGGTCAAGTATTAGGCCCTTCCTCACATCATCTGGAATCGAAACAGCCTTTAAATAAGCTTGTGCAACCACTCGAACCAAAGCCATCTGCAGTGGACCCAGAACCTCAGCCTCTGCCGGACATAAACGACCAGGCTGCTGGACCGCCCCAGCTGAAGAACAGCCACCAGCCACTGCGGTCTATCCAGCCGCCGCAGAACGTGGGTGTCCAGCCAGCACCCAAGCAGCACAGTCAGCAGAAAAGGCCGCCAACCCTCTTTCCAAGTATCGTCAAAAGCATGCCCACC AAGCCGTGCGGCGCCCTGGGCCACAAAGGCGCCCGGAGGCGCTGGGGCCAGGCTGTGTTCAAGGCTGGAGACGGCTGGGCAGACCTGGAGGACGGCGACTTTGGAGCCTCCCATTCCAAGAAGCCAAGCATGGGCTTGTCCAAGGAAGCAAGGAGAAAGGAGTCTCCGTTTCG GCTTCCAGAGTCGGTGCCCGCGGGCTCCAGCTACTCACCGAGGGAAAACAAGAGCTTCCCTGCTGCTGCGACCCTGAAATCGGATTCGGAACTGTCAACTGCTTCCACGGCCAAACAGTACTATTTGAAACAGTCAAGATACCTTCCGG GTGTAAACCCCAAGGACGTGTCCCTGATTGCCAGTGGGAAGGATATGAACCCATATGTCTGGAACAGCCAGTTGTTTCCTAAGTCCCTGGGACCCTTGGGGGCAGAGCTTGCTTTCAGAAGGAATAACGCAG